The following coding sequences are from one Leptospira mayottensis 200901116 window:
- a CDS encoding motility associated factor glycosyltransferase family protein, translating to MSHNLSEKTREIFGKKPYLSLYFQRPGNPDLIFTLKPAKNPEEWFLELNGRALSSTVAPLTQAQRILQAQKISQTDLVAVIGLGNPHLIFEVHKNLEPGQILLLVDENPELIFPLWNGILEPVMDVPGRHLFLGHSALGLLWNYLESLPVERVSGIRIFRNTASMSLNEVYYGELEIKIRKILSSKMSDLLTKFEFERIWVRNTFVNTANFPNSKNQRTRIEFLKEKFLNTPAMLVSAGPSLRSQCEWISKIRDKVFLFSCDTSLKALLKFGIVPDGVITLDAQTHSFFHFMGAKSSNVPLFADLVSSPSILRSQKFTKIVHSLTAKYVVDASGEFKREVTAGSKTAEKLLGPIGDVQSGGSVATTAFDLLRNLGCKPIFLVGQDLAYSGREIHSTGTHHNEKWLTLVRRTQSLEKINEMIIRKRDTRLVPSANGGEVLTDYVLDLYRHWFEESFQTLDFPVYNVNSRGARIENCENVSLEQADLILSSFPSHGFFWKEFLPWNTENHPEISEKAAEEFRSNLLKKIQNILEKFSTPSIQDESYESILSDFQKGIVEWEDLGYLVRKTEIYILRHKNTLDETRKKNLFLGAVLKEFTGLKRKLLAGGSVS from the coding sequence ATGTCTCACAATCTCTCTGAAAAGACAAGAGAAATATTCGGGAAAAAGCCGTATTTATCCCTCTACTTTCAAAGGCCCGGAAATCCGGACCTGATCTTTACTCTCAAACCGGCAAAAAATCCGGAAGAATGGTTTTTAGAACTCAATGGCCGTGCTCTCTCAAGCACTGTAGCACCTCTCACACAAGCACAAAGAATTCTTCAGGCTCAAAAAATTTCTCAGACGGATCTGGTAGCGGTGATCGGCCTTGGAAATCCGCATCTCATCTTTGAAGTCCATAAAAACTTAGAGCCCGGTCAGATTCTTCTTCTCGTAGATGAAAATCCAGAACTCATTTTTCCTCTTTGGAACGGAATTTTAGAGCCAGTGATGGATGTTCCGGGAAGACATTTGTTTCTAGGACATTCTGCTCTGGGTCTTCTTTGGAACTATTTGGAATCCCTTCCCGTGGAACGAGTTTCCGGAATCCGAATTTTCAGGAACACGGCAAGTATGTCTCTGAACGAAGTGTACTACGGAGAATTGGAAATTAAGATCCGTAAAATTCTTTCCTCTAAGATGAGTGACCTTTTGACCAAGTTCGAGTTCGAAAGAATCTGGGTTAGAAACACATTCGTTAACACCGCAAACTTTCCGAATTCCAAAAACCAGAGAACAAGAATTGAATTTCTAAAAGAAAAATTTTTGAACACTCCCGCGATGCTCGTATCCGCGGGCCCGTCCCTCAGAAGTCAATGCGAATGGATCTCTAAAATCAGAGACAAGGTGTTTTTATTTTCCTGCGATACTTCTCTTAAAGCCCTTTTAAAATTCGGAATCGTTCCCGACGGAGTCATTACTCTCGACGCGCAGACTCATTCTTTCTTTCATTTTATGGGAGCAAAATCGTCTAATGTTCCTTTGTTTGCAGACTTGGTAAGTTCCCCTTCGATCTTAAGATCACAAAAGTTCACAAAAATAGTCCATTCCCTAACTGCAAAGTACGTTGTAGACGCAAGCGGAGAATTTAAACGAGAAGTAACTGCCGGCTCCAAAACCGCTGAAAAACTTCTGGGTCCGATCGGAGACGTCCAATCAGGAGGAAGTGTTGCAACAACCGCCTTTGATCTCCTTCGAAACTTAGGTTGTAAGCCGATTTTTTTAGTCGGTCAAGATCTCGCTTATTCGGGCAGGGAAATTCATTCTACGGGAACACATCATAACGAGAAATGGCTCACTCTTGTCCGCAGAACACAAAGCCTTGAAAAAATCAACGAGATGATCATCCGTAAAAGAGATACTCGCCTGGTTCCGTCAGCAAACGGAGGAGAAGTACTCACAGATTATGTTTTGGATCTTTACAGGCATTGGTTCGAAGAATCGTTTCAAACCTTGGACTTTCCGGTCTACAACGTTAACAGCCGAGGTGCAAGGATCGAAAACTGTGAGAATGTTTCTTTGGAACAAGCAGATTTGATTCTTTCCTCTTTCCCTTCTCACGGTTTTTTCTGGAAAGAGTTTCTACCCTGGAACACCGAAAACCATCCCGAAATTTCCGAGAAAGCAGCCGAGGAATTCCGATCGAACCTTTTGAAAAAAATCCAAAACATCTTGGAAAAGTTTTCTACCCCTTCGATTCAAGACGAATCCTACGAGTCCATTCTTTCCGACTTTCAAAAAGGAATCGTAGAATGGGAAGACTTGGGCTACTTAGTTCGCAAAACCGAAATTTATATTTTACGCCACAAAAATACATTAGACGAAACCAGGAAAAAGAACCTGTTTTTGGGAGCCGTCCTCAAAGAATTTACGGGACTCAAACGTAAACTTTTAGCCGGTGGCTCCGTTTCATAG
- the plsY gene encoding glycerol-3-phosphate 1-O-acyltransferase PlsY: MNFAIFVFLSFVAGSIPFGYWIALRFAKMDIRKFGSKNIGATNVGRSIGWKFGFPVLILDVAKGIFPVYLSGIYVPEGGVLFQLTCGVLAVLGHMFSPFLGFKGGKGVATTLGVFLVLTPIACLGAILVFLVTIKYFKFVSLGSIFASLTLPLVYAFSSVILLHEEVSYWVLGTMVFISIGIVLTHRENIFRILNRSELFAVKNEDEERNGDSERNRR; encoded by the coding sequence ATGAACTTCGCGATATTTGTATTCCTTAGTTTTGTCGCGGGTTCTATCCCTTTTGGATATTGGATTGCTCTTCGATTTGCGAAGATGGATATCCGTAAGTTCGGGAGCAAAAATATAGGAGCCACAAACGTGGGTCGCTCTATCGGTTGGAAGTTCGGCTTTCCGGTGTTGATCTTGGATGTGGCTAAGGGAATATTTCCGGTTTATCTTTCCGGAATTTATGTTCCGGAAGGAGGGGTTCTATTTCAATTGACCTGCGGAGTTCTCGCGGTTTTAGGACATATGTTCTCGCCTTTTTTAGGTTTCAAAGGAGGAAAGGGAGTCGCCACCACACTAGGCGTATTTTTGGTTTTGACTCCGATTGCCTGTCTTGGAGCGATCCTTGTTTTTTTAGTGACTATTAAATATTTTAAATTCGTATCTCTCGGATCAATTTTTGCTTCCCTTACTCTTCCGCTCGTTTATGCTTTTTCATCGGTTATACTTTTACACGAAGAGGTTTCATATTGGGTCTTGGGGACCATGGTGTTCATCTCCATCGGGATCGTACTTACCCATAGGGAAAATATTTTTCGGATCTTAAACCGATCCGAATTGTTCGCAGTCAAAAACGAAGACGAGGAACGAAACGGTGATTCAGAGAGAAATCGACGATAA
- the der gene encoding ribosome biogenesis GTPase Der codes for MAKAGKKPTAESEEVVPVIKAPRKEPGERIPVVSIVGRQNVGKSTLFNSLLKKKLAITEDYPGVTRDVLSARIYQEEKDLDFYLCDTPGLDIDNPDSLSQSILEVAYKQLNESDVIIFLLDKNLITAADHTLLDYLRKEYGPADKPIIYCVNKADKELDEFDLEEFYRMGLAEVLPISAIGRKNLGLLLEKIKFFLSSKPGKVWIEKISASKKKDAQPLPLAEEDYEFRLAIVGKPNSGKSSLLNAICGYERAVVSDVAGTTRDSVDTLLEFGDRRLLLTDTAGIRRHSRTAEALEYYSYQRTLKAIESSDLVIHLLDAKKGFGDFDKKITSLLQEKGKPFLIAVNKWDSIEDKTDKTFREYKEKLYSRFPLLNEVPIITISATERLRVQKLIDLSFDLASRSHRKVSTSELNKNLKNWMSQAGRSFSAHQPPKMLYCTQVSTSPFHLILFVNHVEYFKSNLVSFLKKKLTEAYDLQGIPVRLEFRSDRK; via the coding sequence ATGGCTAAAGCCGGAAAAAAACCAACCGCAGAATCGGAAGAAGTCGTTCCGGTAATAAAAGCTCCCCGCAAAGAACCCGGAGAAAGAATTCCTGTCGTATCCATCGTGGGCAGACAGAACGTAGGCAAGTCCACTCTGTTCAATTCTCTTTTGAAGAAAAAACTCGCCATCACGGAAGATTATCCCGGTGTGACGCGTGACGTTCTTTCGGCGAGGATTTATCAGGAAGAAAAAGATCTCGACTTTTATCTCTGCGATACTCCTGGGCTTGACATCGACAATCCAGATTCTCTTTCTCAATCCATATTAGAAGTCGCTTATAAACAATTGAATGAATCTGACGTAATCATCTTTTTGCTGGATAAGAATCTGATCACCGCCGCCGATCATACATTGCTCGATTATTTGAGAAAAGAATACGGACCCGCAGACAAACCGATCATCTATTGTGTCAACAAGGCGGACAAGGAGCTTGACGAATTCGATCTGGAGGAATTTTACAGAATGGGTCTTGCCGAAGTGCTGCCGATTTCGGCGATCGGAAGAAAAAATCTGGGTTTACTACTTGAGAAAATTAAATTTTTCTTAAGTAGTAAACCGGGTAAGGTCTGGATTGAAAAAATTTCCGCATCCAAAAAGAAAGACGCACAACCTCTGCCTCTAGCGGAAGAGGACTACGAATTCCGGCTTGCAATTGTAGGAAAACCGAATTCTGGAAAATCCAGCCTTTTGAATGCGATTTGCGGTTATGAAAGGGCGGTTGTGAGTGACGTAGCCGGAACGACCCGAGATTCCGTGGATACTTTATTGGAATTCGGAGATAGAAGACTTCTACTTACCGACACCGCCGGAATTCGTAGGCATAGCAGGACCGCTGAAGCATTGGAATATTATTCGTATCAAAGAACTCTAAAGGCGATTGAATCGAGCGATCTAGTCATCCATCTTTTGGACGCAAAAAAAGGATTCGGAGATTTCGATAAAAAAATCACGTCCCTTCTACAAGAAAAGGGAAAACCGTTTTTGATCGCGGTCAACAAATGGGATTCCATCGAGGATAAAACCGACAAAACTTTCCGGGAATACAAGGAAAAACTTTACAGTCGTTTCCCATTGTTAAACGAAGTGCCGATCATCACGATTAGCGCAACCGAAAGGTTGAGGGTCCAAAAACTCATCGATCTTTCCTTCGATCTCGCGTCCAGATCTCATAGAAAGGTCAGCACATCCGAGCTTAATAAAAATCTAAAGAACTGGATGAGCCAGGCGGGGAGATCCTTTTCGGCGCATCAACCTCCGAAGATGCTCTATTGCACACAGGTTTCCACTTCTCCCTTTCACCTGATCCTGTTCGTAAATCACGTGGAATACTTTAAATCGAACCTGGTTTCGTTTTTGAAAAAGAAACTTACGGAAGCTTATGACTTGCAGGGGATTCCGGTTCGATTGGAATTTCGATCGGATCGAAAATGA
- the smpB gene encoding SsrA-binding protein, with protein MANKKEESGHSPLVNKKAKFNFELVSYIEAGIVLSGSEVKSLREKKGNLTDAFAKIKNGEVFLENFSITPYKNGGYANHPEIRPRKLLLHKKEIEKLERQVKEKGLVLVATKVYFKNNLRVKVEIAVGKPKKIHDKRDDMQKKDAQQEIARALKSSNRYE; from the coding sequence GTGGCAAATAAAAAAGAAGAATCTGGACATTCTCCCCTGGTCAATAAAAAGGCCAAGTTCAACTTCGAGTTAGTTTCTTACATCGAAGCGGGAATCGTTTTATCTGGATCTGAAGTTAAGAGCCTTCGGGAAAAGAAGGGGAATCTTACCGATGCATTTGCTAAGATCAAAAACGGGGAAGTGTTTTTGGAGAATTTTTCAATTACTCCGTATAAAAACGGAGGTTATGCCAATCATCCCGAAATTCGTCCGAGAAAACTTCTCCTTCATAAGAAGGAAATCGAAAAATTGGAACGTCAGGTAAAAGAAAAAGGTTTAGTTCTCGTTGCTACTAAGGTTTATTTTAAGAATAATCTTCGCGTGAAGGTGGAGATCGCCGTGGGCAAACCAAAAAAGATCCACGATAAACGGGACGACATGCAGAAAAAAGACGCGCAACAAGAAATCGCCCGCGCGTTAAAATCATCCAATCGCTACGAATGA